In one Carettochelys insculpta isolate YL-2023 chromosome 6, ASM3395843v1, whole genome shotgun sequence genomic region, the following are encoded:
- the LOC142015073 gene encoding LOW QUALITY PROTEIN: signal-regulatory protein beta-1-like (The sequence of the model RefSeq protein was modified relative to this genomic sequence to represent the inferred CDS: deleted 1 base in 1 codon) has translation MGPPGALLSLLLGGVCAQLEVVVHTPVVAQLGSQAVLPCTFSVGSGSISPQELAVSWHFQGNELVSYDNVLTVSRPGVSLAVAQLVKGNASLILHNVSVRDQGAYQCMVLHTPDRGEQTLLLHVLATPMVAVPSKAVLRGEQNLLKCTVSGFYPADIVVTWLRAGQVLLNSSLPLPQRNPDSTFSVSSSLTLQPTEQDQGVTFSCRVQHVALPQGAVQRDFQLVFGASPTVHIHAPTFVPGEAQVVTCDVSSFYPEAIAVNWLVDGVRTEVPAVNDNNTFSLESFYQYKSTAGSEGTKITCEVQHETLSQALVKSVWVHLESRKAEVSDTGMATVVAVAAAVVVAVFMVCAGALLCMWKRMADTQQTFSASEVVGPKVWVVGQYVSLVCIGYQCPAGTQARWTKYQNGNEIALPGGELVGSQGEALLEGKPAESHEEAQPLVAHSVLYKVQMEELPLGGLAAMLMILARSPEDQGARYRCCFISKDRKMLSTKEFGNFILSPPGTVTQKTQR, from the exons ATGGGGCCGCCCGGGGCgctgctctccctgctcctcGGCGGCGTCT gtgcccagctggaggtggtggTGCACACCCCGGTGGTGGctcagctgggctcccaggctgTCCTGCCCTGCACCTTCTCTGTGGGCAGCGGCTCCATCAGCCCTCAGGAGCTGGCCGTGTCCTGGCACTTCCAGGGCAATGAGCTGGTGTCGTACGACAACGTCCTCACCGTCTCCCGGCCGGGGGTCTCCCTGGCGGTGGCACAGCTGGTGAAGGGCAATGCCTCTCTGATTCTGCACAACGTGAGCGTGCGGGACCAGGGAGCCTACCAGTGCATGGTCCTCCACACCCCAGACCGAGGGGAGCAGACCCTCCTCCTGCACGTGCTGG CCACCCCCATGGTTGCTGTCCCCAGCAAGGCGGTGCTGAGAGGAGAGCAGAACCTGCTGAAATGCACCGTGTCCGGCTTCTACCCAGCCGACATTGTGGTGACCTGGCTGAGGGCCGGGCAGGTTCTGCTGAACTcctcactccccctgccccagaggaaCCCAGACAGCACCTTCAGCGTCAGCAGCTCTCTGACCCTGCAGCCCACAGAGCAGGACCAGGGCGTCACCTTCTCTTGCCGGGTGCAGCATGTCGCCCTGCCGCAGGGTGCTGTGCAGAGGGACTTCCAGCTTGTCTTTGGAg CCTCCCCCACTGTGCACATTCACGCCCCCACATTTGTGCCAGGCGAGGCCCAGGTGGTCACATGCGATGTGAGCAGCTTTTACCCAGAAGCCATCGCTGTTAACTGGCTCGTGGACGGCGTTCGGACA GAGGTCCCCGCTGTGAACGACAACAACACCTTCAGCCTGGAGTCCTTCTACCAGTACAAGTCAACGGCAGGCTCAGAGGGCACCAAGATCACCTGTGAAGTGCAGCACGAGACACTGAGCCAGGCCCTTGTGAAGAGTGTGTGGGTGCACCTGGAAA gtaGGAAGGCTGAAGTCAGTGACACGGGCATGGCAACGGTGgtggcggtggcggcggcggtgGTGGTGGCGGTGTTCATGGTGTGTGCTGGAGCTCTGCTCTGCATGTGGAAGAGAATGGCAG ACACCCAGCAGACGTTCTCAGCCAGCGAGGTCGTGGGGCCGAAAGTCTGGGTCGTCGGGCAGTACGTTTCTCTCGTGTGCATTGGCTACCAGTGCCCAGCGGGCACGCAGGCCAGGTGGACCAAGTACCAAAACGGTAACGAAATAGCTCTCCCCGGGGGTGAGCTAGTTGGGAGCCAAGGGGAGGCTCTCCTGGAGGGCAAGCCAGCTGAGAGCCATGAGGAGGCGCAGCCTCTGGTTGCCCACAGCGTGCTGTACAAAGTCCAGATGGAGGAGCTGCCCTTGGGTGGCCTTGCCGCGATGCTTATGATCCTGGCCAGGAGCCCGGAGGACCAGGGAGCCCGGTACCGGTGCTGCTTCATCAGCAAAGACAGGAAGATGCTGAGCACCAAGGAGTTTGGCAACTTCATCCTGTCCC CCCCTGGGACAGTGACACAGAAGACTCAAAGATAA